The following proteins come from a genomic window of Gordonia westfalica:
- a CDS encoding DUF3618 domain-containing protein, translated as MSDTQPDRNPATDPPPVEQQREELAETVDALAAKLDVPARVNAAAAETAYTAKVKAEENRTVLIGAAVAAALAVGTVVVLRRRRS; from the coding sequence GTGAGTGACACGCAACCCGACCGGAACCCGGCCACCGACCCGCCCCCGGTGGAACAGCAGCGCGAGGAACTCGCCGAGACCGTCGATGCGCTGGCGGCCAAGCTCGACGTCCCGGCACGGGTGAACGCGGCCGCGGCGGAGACGGCGTACACCGCGAAGGTGAAGGCCGAGGAGAACCGGACGGTGCTGATCGGCGCCGCGGTGGCCGCGGCGCTTGCCGTCGGCACCGTCGTCGTCCTGCGGCGTCGTCGCAGCTGA
- a CDS encoding biotin-dependent carboxyltransferase family protein: MTTLTVLATGPLATFQDRGRHGYAHLGVPTSGGADRGSLMLANRLVGNDESAATIEVTLGGLRVRADGDVLAVVTGADTAVRHNGVPVGLAAAVVLHEGDELAVDPPSWGLRNYLAVRGGFDVEPVLGSRSTDTLSGLGPPALTANLRVRVGHAAGEWPSAESAPPNTEHPRIVVLEAHQGPRADLLTAPRALYSGTWLVSADSNRVGVRIDRAEGSSYPLLTHRDDAGEMRSEGVAHGSVQVPPSGRPVLFLADHPVTGGYPVAAVLTDAAIDLAAQLVPGTEIRFRRR; the protein is encoded by the coding sequence ATGACCACGCTCACGGTGCTCGCGACCGGCCCACTCGCGACCTTCCAGGACCGTGGACGCCACGGATACGCGCATCTCGGCGTGCCCACCTCAGGTGGTGCGGACCGCGGTTCGCTGATGCTGGCCAACCGTCTTGTCGGCAACGACGAATCGGCCGCCACCATCGAGGTGACCCTCGGAGGCCTGCGCGTCCGCGCCGACGGCGACGTGCTCGCAGTGGTGACGGGGGCCGATACGGCGGTGCGCCACAACGGTGTTCCGGTGGGGCTCGCGGCCGCCGTCGTATTGCACGAGGGTGACGAGCTGGCCGTCGACCCACCGTCGTGGGGGCTGCGAAACTACCTGGCCGTGCGAGGCGGATTCGACGTCGAGCCGGTTCTCGGCTCGCGGTCCACCGACACGCTGTCGGGGCTGGGACCGCCGGCGCTGACCGCGAATCTGCGGGTGCGGGTGGGCCATGCCGCCGGTGAGTGGCCGTCTGCCGAATCGGCGCCGCCGAACACCGAACATCCGCGCATCGTCGTCCTCGAGGCCCACCAGGGCCCGCGGGCCGATCTGCTGACCGCACCGAGGGCCCTGTACTCCGGGACGTGGCTGGTCAGCGCCGACAGCAATCGGGTCGGTGTGCGCATCGACCGTGCCGAGGGGTCGTCGTATCCCCTTCTGACGCATCGGGACGACGCGGGCGAAATGCGTTCGGAAGGCGTCGCTCACGGGTCGGTCCAGGTGCCACCGAGCGGTCGGCCGGTACTGTTCCTCGCCGATCACCCGGTGACCGGCGGCTATCCGGTGGCCGCGGTGTTGACCGATGCGGCGATCGATCTCGCGGCTCAGCTCGTTCCCGGCACCGAGATCCGCTTCCGGCGGCGTTGA
- a CDS encoding FKBP-type peptidyl-prolyl cis-trans isomerase, with protein sequence MTSTEKPQVEFQAGPPPADLTIADLVVGEGAEAVRGGIVDVHYVGVDYETGEEFDSSWDRGQSANFPLDRLIPGWQEGIPGMKVGGRRQLTVPPELAYGPAGAGHRLSGRTLVFVIDLLGVG encoded by the coding sequence GTGACCAGCACTGAGAAGCCCCAAGTCGAGTTCCAGGCGGGTCCGCCGCCGGCCGACCTCACGATCGCCGACCTCGTCGTCGGTGAGGGTGCCGAGGCCGTCCGCGGCGGTATCGTCGACGTCCACTACGTCGGCGTCGACTACGAGACCGGCGAAGAGTTCGACTCCTCGTGGGATCGTGGCCAGTCGGCCAACTTCCCGCTGGACCGGTTGATCCCGGGCTGGCAGGAAGGCATCCCCGGCATGAAGGTCGGCGGCCGCCGTCAGCTGACGGTTCCGCCGGAGCTGGCCTACGGACCGGCAGGTGCCGGACACCGCCTCTCGGGACGGACCCTCGTGTTCGTCATCGACCTGCTCGGAGTGGGCTGA
- a CDS encoding oxygenase MpaB family protein: MTEVLNDAQSTCPVHTTDAEPSPDTRFSEDGYESHASGVKGAHEYEPLGPDSLTWQIWGTWTGMFQGLWAGSIQNMHPKLGAAVWDHSDFFGERWQRLMRSLYPISGVVFDSVIPGAKTGLEVRDYHRTVKGTMEDGSRYHALDPDVFYWAHATFWYGNVRLCERFGPFLTEDQKRQLFEESKAWYAQYEVSMRPVPETYEDFLEYWDYMCRNVLRDHVSVRTVLDITQLPPPPFLSFIPKSVWDKYLVPQNQKLFMWLTTGFYDEPIREILGLEWTDADERRFRLLGKGINFVMHKALPKRFLRHPRPRDAWDRVNGKVEKDAPIVHTPKRNLPPLDERDNPMHYCPVTAARRATYPTVLTSD; encoded by the coding sequence ATGACTGAGGTATTGAACGACGCACAGAGCACGTGTCCCGTTCACACCACCGATGCCGAGCCCTCCCCGGACACCCGGTTCTCCGAGGACGGGTACGAGAGCCACGCCTCGGGAGTCAAGGGAGCGCACGAGTACGAACCCCTGGGTCCGGATTCGCTGACCTGGCAGATCTGGGGCACCTGGACCGGCATGTTCCAGGGCCTGTGGGCCGGTTCGATCCAGAACATGCACCCAAAGCTGGGTGCGGCGGTCTGGGACCACTCCGACTTCTTCGGGGAACGCTGGCAGCGTCTCATGCGGTCGCTCTACCCGATCAGCGGCGTCGTCTTCGACTCGGTCATCCCGGGCGCGAAGACCGGCCTCGAGGTGCGCGACTACCACCGGACGGTCAAGGGCACGATGGAGGACGGCTCTCGGTATCACGCCCTCGACCCCGACGTCTTCTACTGGGCGCATGCGACGTTCTGGTACGGAAACGTCCGCCTCTGCGAGCGGTTCGGCCCTTTCCTCACCGAGGACCAGAAGCGTCAGTTGTTCGAGGAATCCAAGGCCTGGTACGCCCAGTACGAGGTCTCGATGCGACCCGTCCCGGAGACCTACGAGGATTTCCTCGAGTACTGGGACTACATGTGCCGCAATGTCCTTCGTGACCACGTGTCGGTTCGCACGGTCCTCGACATCACCCAGTTGCCGCCGCCCCCGTTCCTGAGCTTCATCCCGAAGTCGGTCTGGGACAAGTATCTCGTCCCGCAGAACCAGAAGTTGTTCATGTGGCTGACGACCGGCTTCTACGACGAGCCGATCCGCGAGATCCTCGGCCTCGAATGGACCGATGCGGACGAGCGCCGATTCCGCCTCCTGGGCAAGGGCATCAACTTCGTCATGCACAAGGCGCTGCCGAAACGCTTTCTGCGCCATCCGCGTCCGCGCGACGCTTGGGATCGGGTGAACGGCAAGGTCGAGAAGGACGCGCCGATCGTCCACACCCCCAAACGCAACCTGCCGCCGCTGGACGAGCGCGACAATCCGATGCACTACTGCCCGGTGACCGCGGCCCGGCGCGCGACGTATCCGACTGTGCTGACGTCGGACTGA
- a CDS encoding citrate synthase, with the protein MSAETVPADQASDTASATFTYPGGQLELPILKATEGTDSVALGKLLAETNLTTFDGGFVNTASTKSAITYIDGDAGILRYRGIPIDQLAEKSTFIEVSYLLIYGELPTPSQLEDFTTKIQRHTLLHEDLKRFFDGFPRNAHPMPVLSSAVNALSAYYQDSLDPKDDEQVELSTIRLLAKLPTIAAYAYKKSAGQPFLYPDNSLSLVENFLRMTFGFPAEPYEVNPDVAKALDMLFILHADHEQNCSTSTVRLVGSSQANLFTSISGGINALWGPLHGGANQAVLEMLDAIRADGGDTKEFMKRVKNKEAGVKLMGFGHRVYKNYDPRAAIVKKTADSILETLGVQDDLLDIAKGLEEVALSDDYFIERKLYPNVDFYTGVIYRAMGFPTRMFTVLFALGRLPGWIAHWREMHEDPTTKIGRPRQLYTGYTERDYVQMGDR; encoded by the coding sequence GTGTCTGCTGAAACAGTCCCAGCCGACCAGGCGTCCGACACGGCCTCAGCGACCTTCACCTACCCCGGTGGACAGCTGGAGCTCCCGATCCTGAAGGCCACCGAGGGCACTGACTCGGTTGCGCTCGGCAAGTTGCTTGCCGAAACAAACCTGACCACCTTCGACGGTGGTTTCGTGAACACCGCGTCGACCAAGTCGGCGATCACCTACATCGACGGCGACGCCGGCATCCTGCGGTACCGCGGCATCCCGATCGACCAGCTCGCGGAGAAGTCGACCTTCATCGAGGTGAGCTACCTGCTCATCTACGGCGAACTCCCGACCCCGTCGCAGCTCGAGGACTTCACCACCAAGATCCAGCGGCACACCCTGCTGCACGAGGATCTCAAGCGCTTCTTCGACGGCTTCCCCCGCAACGCGCACCCGATGCCGGTGCTGTCGAGCGCGGTCAACGCCCTGTCGGCGTACTACCAAGACTCGCTCGATCCCAAGGACGACGAGCAGGTCGAGCTGTCGACGATCCGCCTCCTGGCGAAGCTGCCGACCATCGCCGCCTACGCCTACAAGAAGTCGGCCGGCCAGCCGTTCCTGTATCCGGACAACTCGCTGAGCCTCGTCGAGAACTTCCTGCGGATGACCTTCGGCTTCCCGGCCGAGCCCTATGAGGTCAACCCCGACGTCGCCAAGGCTCTCGACATGCTGTTCATCTTGCATGCCGATCACGAGCAGAACTGTTCGACCTCGACGGTCCGCCTCGTCGGCTCGTCGCAGGCCAACCTCTTCACCTCGATCTCCGGCGGCATCAACGCCCTCTGGGGCCCGCTGCACGGTGGTGCCAACCAGGCGGTGCTCGAGATGCTCGACGCGATCCGCGCCGACGGTGGCGACACCAAGGAGTTCATGAAGCGGGTGAAGAACAAGGAAGCCGGCGTCAAGCTGATGGGCTTCGGTCACCGCGTCTACAAGAACTACGATCCGCGCGCCGCGATCGTGAAGAAGACCGCCGACTCGATCCTCGAAACCCTGGGTGTGCAGGACGACCTGCTCGACATCGCGAAGGGTCTCGAGGAGGTCGCTCTGTCCGACGACTACTTCATCGAGCGCAAGCTGTACCCGAACGTGGACTTCTACACGGGTGTCATCTACCGTGCGATGGGCTTCCCGACGCGCATGTTCACCGTGCTGTTCGCGCTGGGTCGCCTGCCGGGCTGGATCGCCCACTGGCGTGAGATGCACGAGGACCCGACCACCAAGATCGGCCGTCCGCGTCAGCTCTACACCGGTTACACCGAACGTGATTACGTGCAGATGGGCGATCGCTGA
- a CDS encoding phage holin family protein, with translation MSDPSVNDLSTVQLVERLQSQTTTLVKTELQHAVAEMKGKGTRIGVGAGISGAGTLLVLFGLGTLVAAAVLGLANAVPAWLAAVIVGVALLVIGGATAAIGAQRAKSAVPPAPEQTVESVQRDVATVKEHLK, from the coding sequence GTGAGCGATCCGTCTGTGAACGACCTGTCGACCGTGCAACTCGTCGAACGCCTGCAGAGTCAGACGACGACCCTGGTCAAGACCGAGCTACAGCATGCGGTCGCGGAGATGAAGGGCAAGGGCACCCGGATCGGTGTCGGCGCGGGGATTTCCGGCGCGGGCACCCTGCTGGTGTTGTTCGGCCTCGGAACGCTGGTCGCGGCCGCGGTCCTGGGACTGGCGAATGCGGTCCCCGCATGGCTGGCCGCGGTGATCGTCGGCGTGGCGCTCCTCGTGATCGGCGGTGCGACAGCCGCGATCGGCGCGCAGCGTGCGAAGTCGGCTGTGCCGCCCGCGCCCGAGCAGACCGTCGAAAGCGTCCAGCGCGACGTCGCAACCGTGAAGGAGCACCTGAAGTGA
- a CDS encoding cryptochrome/photolyase family protein — protein sequence MWLRRDLRLSDQPALATARGTDDSSVLLCFVVDPRLEKSSGERRLAFLFDSLRELDAKLDGRLLVVRGRPDEEIPRLAQAVDAEAVHISEDFSPFGRRRDEAVAEALGDIPLEATGSPYLVSPGRITKDDGNPYKVFTPYFRRWSEHGWRKPADSSIPGSAVVDPSEVKKSGRIKIPKAPTKLSFPAGEDAALARWAEFVDDDLAGYDTGRDDPAGDVTSRMSAYLKYGNIHPRTLAADLTRPAPRGAKERGDGADSAPRGAKERSDGADSAPRGAKERSDGASRGGQAYLRELAFRDFYADVLYHWPHSLWHNWNRQFDDIALDTDEKAYERFEAWKAGRTGFPLVDAGMRQLAETGWMHNRVRMVTASFLVKDLHLPWWWGAEWFLEQLVDGDMASNNHGWQWAAGTGTDAAPYFRVFNPEAQAKKFDPKGEYVRRWVGDTDADDYPEPIVDHKTEREEALRRFGEIP from the coding sequence GTGTGGCTCAGGCGCGATCTGCGCCTGAGCGATCAACCAGCACTCGCCACAGCCAGAGGGACCGACGATTCGTCGGTCCTTTTGTGCTTTGTGGTGGACCCCCGGCTGGAGAAGTCGTCGGGGGAGCGACGCCTCGCGTTCCTGTTCGACTCGCTTCGCGAGCTCGACGCCAAGCTCGACGGCAGGCTCCTCGTCGTTCGCGGCCGGCCCGACGAGGAGATCCCACGGCTGGCACAGGCCGTCGACGCCGAGGCCGTGCACATCTCCGAGGACTTCTCGCCGTTCGGCCGACGCCGTGACGAGGCGGTCGCCGAGGCGCTCGGCGACATCCCGCTCGAGGCCACCGGGTCGCCGTATCTGGTCTCACCCGGTCGGATCACCAAGGACGACGGCAATCCGTACAAGGTCTTCACCCCGTACTTCCGACGGTGGAGCGAGCACGGATGGCGCAAACCGGCCGACTCGTCGATCCCGGGATCGGCAGTTGTCGATCCGTCGGAGGTGAAGAAGTCCGGCCGGATCAAGATCCCCAAGGCCCCGACGAAGCTGTCGTTCCCGGCAGGGGAGGACGCCGCACTGGCACGCTGGGCCGAGTTCGTCGACGACGATCTCGCCGGCTATGACACCGGACGTGACGACCCGGCGGGTGACGTGACCAGCCGGATGTCGGCCTACCTGAAGTACGGCAACATTCACCCCCGCACCCTCGCCGCAGACCTGACGCGTCCTGCTCCCCGAGGTGCGAAGGAGCGTGGCGACGGAGCCGATTCTGCTCCCCGAGGTGCGAAGGAGCGTAGCGACGGAGCCGATTCTGCTCCCCGAGGTGCGAAGGAGCGTAGCGACGGAGCCTCGAGGGGCGGTCAGGCCTACCTTCGCGAGCTGGCGTTCCGCGACTTCTACGCCGATGTCCTCTATCACTGGCCACATAGCCTGTGGCACAACTGGAATCGACAGTTCGACGACATCGCTCTGGACACCGACGAGAAGGCCTACGAACGATTCGAGGCATGGAAGGCCGGCCGCACCGGCTTCCCGCTCGTCGACGCCGGGATGCGGCAGCTCGCCGAGACGGGGTGGATGCACAACCGGGTCCGCATGGTCACCGCCTCGTTCCTCGTGAAGGACCTGCATCTGCCGTGGTGGTGGGGAGCGGAGTGGTTCCTCGAGCAGCTCGTCGACGGCGACATGGCGTCGAACAACCACGGCTGGCAATGGGCAGCGGGCACGGGAACCGATGCGGCGCCGTACTTTCGGGTGTTCAACCCGGAGGCTCAGGCCAAGAAGTTCGATCCCAAGGGCGAATACGTACGACGCTGGGTAGGGGACACCGACGCCGACGACTACCCGGAGCCGATCGTCGACCACAAGACCGAACGCGAAGAGGCGTTACGGCGGTTCGGTGAGATCCCCTGA
- a CDS encoding isopenicillin N synthase family dioxygenase, with translation MGPMTAAATGFQVPIIDISPYIRNGDPADRAVVAAKIDDAASSVGFMQIVGHEIPPAVIEEFTAVMDDFFALPLEEKKAYRTPPEINRGYAPPKSESLSLSLGVESADRMNDFFEAFNVGVEAGEYPDLALPDDHYAENTWPAVDHFEAAVSAYFVEARRVAHTLTRIFADALDLPADFFEGFTDHSLDVLRMNNYALPPGEIELDGELTGMGEHTDYGIVTVLWADQVKGLQVLDHHGQWHDVSPVDGALLINLGDLMARWTNERWMSTLHRVKPPIVDGAIERRRSAAYFHDGNIDAMIATLPSCVGAGSRYSPITVGEHIGAKLAGSRAGRPNPYAQREAERVRHAMRRGLGRQ, from the coding sequence ATGGGTCCCATGACCGCCGCCGCAACCGGTTTCCAGGTGCCGATCATCGACATCTCGCCCTACATCCGCAACGGTGATCCCGCCGATCGGGCCGTCGTCGCGGCGAAGATCGACGACGCCGCCAGTTCGGTCGGGTTCATGCAGATCGTCGGGCATGAGATCCCGCCTGCGGTCATCGAGGAATTCACCGCGGTGATGGACGATTTCTTCGCCCTGCCACTCGAGGAGAAGAAGGCGTACCGGACGCCGCCGGAGATCAACCGTGGCTACGCACCGCCGAAATCGGAGTCGTTGTCACTCTCGCTGGGCGTCGAGTCGGCGGACCGGATGAACGATTTCTTCGAGGCGTTCAACGTCGGAGTGGAGGCCGGCGAATACCCCGACCTCGCCCTTCCCGACGACCACTACGCCGAGAACACCTGGCCGGCCGTCGACCATTTCGAGGCGGCGGTGTCGGCCTACTTCGTCGAGGCACGACGCGTCGCACACACTTTGACCCGCATCTTCGCCGACGCCCTCGACCTTCCCGCCGACTTCTTCGAGGGTTTCACCGACCATTCCCTCGACGTCCTGCGGATGAACAACTACGCACTCCCGCCCGGCGAGATCGAACTCGACGGCGAACTGACCGGAATGGGGGAGCACACCGACTACGGCATCGTCACCGTTCTGTGGGCGGACCAGGTGAAGGGCCTGCAGGTCCTCGACCACCACGGACAGTGGCACGACGTCAGTCCCGTCGACGGCGCGCTGCTGATCAATCTCGGTGACCTGATGGCCCGCTGGACCAACGAACGGTGGATGTCGACGCTGCACCGGGTGAAGCCGCCGATCGTCGACGGTGCGATCGAACGCCGACGGTCCGCCGCCTACTTCCACGACGGCAACATCGACGCGATGATCGCGACCCTGCCGTCGTGTGTCGGTGCGGGAAGCCGGTATTCGCCGATCACGGTCGGGGAGCACATCGGTGCAAAACTTGCCGGATCACGTGCCGGACGGCCGAACCCGTACGCCCAGCGGGAGGCGGAGCGGGTGCGCCACGCGATGCGACGGGGTCTGGGCCGGCAGTAA
- a CDS encoding carbohydrate kinase family protein — MREIVVCGEALVDVVQEKRTSDAALAPLQPALGGGPFNVAITLGRLGSAVSFVSAVSTDNYGDAIVGALRNAGVGTAMLQRRPEPTSLALATIADDGSAQYSFYVEGTADRTVTDPGSLAPTVAAATFGTLSLVLEPGASVYENLMRRCHAERRLVVLDPNIRSVVIPDADAYRRRFRSWMPFVDVVKLSDEDAAWLGEGPAGSTVKEWLDDGVAAVVATAGASGITVTTAEDEVSVPTPKVDVVDTIGAGDSVLGGLVHHLDRLGALSPDSVRSLTPDQWREVAVFAAHVAAVTVSRPGADPPWAGELRSD, encoded by the coding sequence TTGAGAGAGATCGTCGTCTGCGGCGAGGCGCTCGTCGACGTCGTGCAGGAGAAGCGGACATCCGACGCCGCGCTGGCGCCGCTGCAGCCGGCGCTCGGTGGTGGTCCGTTCAACGTCGCGATCACATTGGGACGCTTGGGGAGTGCCGTGTCATTCGTGTCGGCGGTGTCCACCGACAACTACGGCGACGCGATCGTCGGCGCACTCCGGAACGCCGGGGTCGGCACCGCGATGCTCCAACGCCGCCCGGAACCGACCTCGCTCGCGCTGGCCACCATCGCCGACGACGGCTCCGCGCAGTACTCCTTCTATGTGGAGGGGACCGCGGATCGCACTGTCACAGATCCGGGTTCGCTGGCTCCGACCGTCGCCGCGGCGACCTTCGGAACGCTCTCGCTGGTCCTGGAGCCGGGTGCGTCGGTCTACGAGAACCTGATGCGGCGCTGTCACGCCGAACGCCGACTCGTCGTGCTGGACCCGAACATTCGCTCGGTCGTCATCCCCGACGCCGACGCCTACCGCCGACGTTTCCGCAGCTGGATGCCGTTCGTCGACGTGGTGAAACTGTCCGACGAGGATGCGGCGTGGCTCGGCGAGGGTCCTGCCGGGAGCACGGTGAAGGAGTGGCTCGACGACGGTGTCGCCGCGGTCGTCGCCACTGCCGGGGCGTCCGGGATCACCGTCACCACGGCAGAAGACGAGGTCTCCGTGCCCACGCCGAAAGTCGACGTCGTCGACACGATCGGGGCGGGGGACAGCGTCCTGGGAGGACTCGTCCATCATCTCGACCGATTGGGGGCGCTCTCGCCGGATTCGGTCCGCTCACTGACCCCCGATCAGTGGCGTGAGGTCGCGGTATTCGCAGCTCACGTCGCTGCGGTCACCGTCTCGCGGCCCGGTGCCGACCCTCCGTGGGCAGGCGAGCTGAGAAGCGACTAG
- a CDS encoding ABC transporter permease, which produces MTTLQDLPTTSTSPSPKASAAQAIRLVAEREITTRAKTKSFVVSTALLLVVIVAGAIIINLLTGGEDVEKVAVVGQPAAVTDSIVAVGESTGTTIATESVDTVEQARARVADGDVAAALIPGQTPGSYVILSKNGADPTVEGPIRTAVSQAGLSDALAARGVDAASLPAVKISVTELDPARPDEGERLVIALVGVILLITAIMMGGTMVAVGVVEEKTSRVVELLLATIKPLHLLWGKIIGIGTVALAQVVLLGATALIAGTATGILTLPGAAVGMFAAVIAWFVLGFLFFASLYAATGAIVSRQEELSSASFPLTVLAMAVMYAGIFGAQALDSTLITTLSWIPPFSAALMPMRIASGDADALQIVLTFLIMAVVCALATWVAARIYQRSILRTGSRIGWREVLKLAR; this is translated from the coding sequence ATGACCACATTGCAAGACCTACCCACCACATCGACCAGCCCCTCACCCAAGGCGTCGGCTGCACAAGCGATCCGGCTCGTCGCCGAACGCGAGATCACCACGAGGGCCAAGACCAAGTCCTTCGTCGTCAGCACCGCGCTGCTGCTCGTCGTGATCGTCGCCGGCGCCATCATCATCAACCTCCTCACCGGTGGTGAGGATGTCGAGAAGGTCGCCGTCGTCGGGCAGCCGGCCGCGGTCACCGATTCGATTGTCGCGGTCGGGGAATCGACCGGGACCACAATCGCCACCGAGTCAGTGGACACTGTCGAGCAGGCGCGTGCCCGCGTCGCCGATGGTGACGTCGCGGCGGCGCTCATACCGGGACAGACGCCGGGGTCCTACGTGATCCTGAGCAAGAACGGCGCCGATCCGACGGTCGAGGGTCCCATCCGGACCGCGGTCTCCCAGGCCGGTCTCAGCGACGCACTGGCGGCCCGTGGAGTCGACGCCGCGTCGCTCCCCGCCGTAAAGATATCGGTGACAGAACTGGACCCGGCCCGCCCCGACGAGGGCGAACGTCTCGTGATCGCCCTCGTCGGCGTGATCCTCCTGATCACCGCGATCATGATGGGCGGCACGATGGTGGCCGTCGGCGTCGTCGAGGAGAAGACCTCCCGGGTCGTCGAACTGCTCCTGGCGACGATCAAGCCGCTGCATCTGCTGTGGGGCAAGATCATCGGCATCGGCACGGTCGCCCTCGCACAGGTCGTGCTGCTCGGCGCGACGGCATTGATCGCCGGCACGGCGACCGGGATTCTCACGCTGCCCGGGGCTGCCGTCGGGATGTTCGCGGCCGTCATCGCCTGGTTCGTGCTCGGCTTCCTGTTCTTCGCATCCCTCTACGCGGCGACAGGCGCCATCGTGTCCCGCCAGGAGGAGCTCAGCTCGGCGTCGTTCCCGCTGACGGTTCTCGCCATGGCGGTGATGTACGCCGGCATCTTCGGTGCGCAGGCACTGGATTCGACGCTGATCACCACGCTCAGCTGGATTCCGCCGTTCAGTGCCGCACTGATGCCGATGCGGATCGCCAGCGGCGACGCCGACGCCCTACAGATCGTTCTCACGTTCTTGATCATGGCCGTCGTCTGCGCGCTCGCGACCTGGGTGGCAGCACGCATCTATCAGCGGTCCATTCTGCGCACCGGATCACGCATCGGGTGGCGCGAGGTTCTGAAGCTCGCGCGCTAG
- a CDS encoding 5-oxoprolinase subunit B family protein — MRELPAGPDAVVLDFSADESPSAAVLDATVALRDAADRGELPDVTDLVPSAHTLLVQARPGRGIDELGVRRALRRWRSVADHSAGPADEIVIPVRYAGDDLADVADALGISVGEVIGLHCGTRWRVQFMGFAPGFGYLVADEPTPHPFDAVGRRAEARTRVPEGAVAIAAGYSAVYPKASPGGWQLLGRTDVRLWDENSDPPALFTTGRLVRFVDVGVDSHG, encoded by the coding sequence ATGCGTGAGTTGCCGGCGGGCCCCGATGCGGTGGTGCTCGACTTCTCGGCCGACGAGTCCCCGTCGGCCGCAGTGCTCGACGCGACCGTCGCCCTACGCGATGCGGCGGACCGCGGGGAACTGCCCGATGTCACCGATCTGGTACCGAGCGCGCACACGTTGCTGGTGCAGGCCCGTCCGGGTCGCGGCATCGACGAGCTGGGTGTGCGGCGGGCGTTGCGCCGGTGGCGATCCGTCGCCGACCACAGTGCCGGGCCGGCCGACGAGATCGTGATCCCGGTCCGCTACGCCGGCGACGATCTCGCGGATGTGGCTGACGCCCTGGGCATCTCGGTCGGCGAGGTGATCGGCCTGCACTGCGGGACACGGTGGCGCGTGCAGTTCATGGGTTTCGCGCCCGGATTCGGTTACCTGGTGGCCGACGAGCCGACCCCACACCCGTTCGACGCCGTCGGCCGCCGGGCCGAGGCTCGTACCCGTGTCCCGGAAGGTGCCGTCGCGATCGCTGCCGGTTACAGCGCCGTCTACCCCAAGGCAAGCCCCGGGGGATGGCAGTTGTTGGGCCGCACCGATGTTCGCCTCTGGGATGAGAATTCCGATCCGCCGGCCCTGTTCACGACCGGACGTCTGGTGCGGTTCGTCGACGTCGGGGTGGACTCCCACGGATGA
- a CDS encoding DUF4235 domain-containing protein, which translates to MSAVSKTFYKPLSLATSVLGGIAAGAVFGQIWKRISDDAEAPDPKDLERSNVEVLAAAALQGLVFGLVRAAVDRAGARGYKAVTHEDPD; encoded by the coding sequence ATGAGTGCCGTGTCCAAGACGTTCTACAAACCGCTGTCACTGGCGACGAGCGTGCTCGGCGGCATCGCCGCAGGCGCCGTGTTCGGCCAGATCTGGAAGCGGATCTCCGACGACGCCGAAGCGCCCGATCCCAAGGACCTCGAACGCAGCAACGTCGAGGTACTCGCCGCCGCTGCGCTGCAGGGACTGGTCTTCGGGCTGGTCCGGGCGGCCGTCGACCGTGCCGGCGCACGCGGCTACAAGGCGGTCACGCACGAGGACCCCGACTAG